From Triticum aestivum cultivar Chinese Spring chromosome 7B, IWGSC CS RefSeq v2.1, whole genome shotgun sequence:
gaggatgcgttcgtctacgcttggttcgtcttcgtggcttcatcttcttcatggactcgttcttcttccttgcgggatttcaagcaagatgaccgctaccctggatctcactactatcattgctatgctagttgcttcgttctatcgctatgctgcgttacctatctttgctcctcaagcctcccaaattgccatgaacctctaacctttgacaccattcctagcaaactgttgtttggctatgttaccgctttgctcagcccctcttatagcgttgctagttgcaggtgaagttgaagattgctccatggtggacagggttatgttgggatatcacaatatctcttatattattaatgcatctatatatttggtaaagggtggaaggctcggccttatgcctggtgttttgttccactctttccgccctagtttccgtcatagcggtgttatgttcccggattttgcgttcctaacacggtcgggtgatttatgggacccccctgacagttcgctttgaataaaacttctccagcaaggcccaaccttggttttaccatttgcctcaccaccacctacatttcccttgggagtaattaacccaagggtcatctttattatagcccccccgggccaatgcttgtctaagtgttggtccaaactagagcaccgtgcgggaccatcccttggcaacttgggttacgtcggtacctgtacgcttcgcttatccggtgttgccctgagaacgagatatgtgcagctcccatcgggatgtcggcgcatcgggcggtcttgctggtcttgttttaccatcgtcgaaatgtcttgtaaaccgggattccgagactgatcgggtcttcctgggagaaggaatatcctttgttgatcgcgagagcttatcatgggctaagttgggacacccctgcagggtttaaactttcgagagccgtgcccacggttatgtggcagatgggaatttgttaatgtccggttgtacataacttgacaccagatccgaattaaaacgcttcaaccgcgtgtgtagccgtgatggtctcttctcggcggagtccgggaaatgaacacggcctttgggttatgtttgacgtaagtaggtgttcaggatcacctcttgatcattgctagcttcacgaccgttcctttgctctcttctcgctcttgtttgcgtatgttagccaccatatcatgcttagtcgctgctgcaacctcaccactttaccccttcctttcctattaagctttgctagtcttgatacccatgataatgggattgctgagtcctcgtggctcacagattactacaacaacagttgcaggtacagattatgcgatgatcatgacgcgagagcgatgcttgcttgcttgagttcatcttctgcttcttcttcgatcaggggataggttccaggtcggcggcctgggctagcagggtggatgtcgtttgagcttctgtttgtgtttcatccgtagtcggatgttgctcttgtatgatgtgatgttgtattcgtgtggcattgtatgcctcttgtatgtatccccatctattatgtaatgttgatgtaatgatatccaccttgcaaaagcgtttcaatatgcgggtctatccttgttgggaccttcgagttccttttggataggatcgcatattgggcgtgacacctacgcgcccgggagggaccccgtctggacgcgcggaggctatgggctgccctaggtcgacctgatcgcccctagggcctcgaggttcgccgccctgcaaacgaagaacgaacaaagaacgagaagaaagatacaagggagagGGATAATGAACACGAAATAGTAgtagattgatttgttcgattgtgtgttgtttaatcggccgtcacctctcatctatttatgaggcggctggacttttcgtacaagaaaaggactaaaaattccgtccaaaacatcaaaaaccctaacctaactcggacaggaatctttggcaatttccggatcaatctcggtctcaccgattggtttgcttcggtcccaccgagtgaacgtgGCCAACTCTCTGTAACCTTCTACAATTTCCGGatcaatctcggtctcaccgattggtttgcttcggtcctaccgagtcaacaTTGCCGACTCTGGTAAATTttcggaccaactcggtctcaccgatcaaatcaactcggtcggtccgaaatgactctgcagcttctgtttctgaccttattttgcctccacaggttgcatacgaactcggattaagaaggttttttatatcaaaatctatcgcttcgacgagacgcacaactttcatgttgaaacagtTTCCATAAGAGGCCATATTGATTGAGTTTTATGCATTTCTTtactctggtgtcaacatgagcatctctgaacttgtcataacttttgagtccgagctccgttttagaccatcttcatatccatcttgataTTTTCGAAGAGAGACATTCCAAggtgacttccaatcataagtttgaattggTCTTGATATAACCTATGCTAATTTTATGACTGTGCCAATTTTGAGCGTCAACACCTAAGTTAAAAATCCACTCCGAGTGGcaagcatccctcccactcggaggcttagctgcgaactaGATTCACCTGAGTTAAAAATCTACTCCGCGTggcgagcatccctcccactcgggggcttagaggcaaaccagcttcgcctaagttaaaatTCTACTCCGAGTGGCGAGcatccctcccacttgggggcttagtcgCAAACCAActtcacctaagttaaaaatctactccGTATGGcaagcatccctcccactcgggggcttagccgcgaaccagcttCGCGTAAGTTAAAAATCTACTCTGCGTGNNNNNNNNNNNNNNNNNNNNNNNNNNNNNNNNNNNNNNNNNNNNNNNNNNNNNNNNNNNNNNNNNNNNNNNNNNNNNNNNNNNNNNNNNNNNNNNNNNNNNNNNNNNNNNNNNNNNNNNNNNNNNNNNNNNNNNNNNNNNNNNNNNNNNNNNNNNNNNNNNNNNNNNNNNNNNNNNNNNNNNNNNNNNNNNNNNNNNNNNNNNNNNNNNNNNNNNNNNNNNNNNNNNNNNNNNNNNNNNNNNNNNNNNNNNNNNNNNNNNNNNNNNNNNNNNNNNNNNNACTCGGGGGTTAACTGCGAACCAGCTTCGGCAAAGTTAGAAATCTACTCCGAGTGGCGGgaatccctcccactcgggggcatagccgcgaaccagcttcgcctaagttaaaaacctacTCCAAGTggcgagcatccctcccactctGGAGCTTAGCCATGAACCAGCATCGTCTAAGTTAAAAACCTACTTCGAGTggcgagcatccctcccactcgggggcttagccgcaaaacagcttcgcctaagttaaaaacctacTCCGAGTggcgagcatccctcccactcgagggcttagccacGAAGcagcttcgcctaagttaaaaatctactccgagtggcgagcatccctcccactcgggggcttagccgcgaaccagcttcgcctaagttaaaaatctactccgagtggcgagcatccctcccactcgggggctttgcCGCGAACCAgcttcacctaagttaaaaacctaCTCTGGCCGCGTGCGCTCTGCTGTCTTTGGCCGCGTCCAGGATGTCTTCTATCTCCGGCCACTCCCTCTCTCGTCGTCTTCCGCACCCAGCCATGTCCAACAGGTTCCGCGTGCCATCGCCTTCTCCCTGGACctatctccccctccggcagcttctcCGTCGGCGCTCGTCGCCGCACACCCATAGGTGAGCTGTAGCCGACAGCGCATTTATGGCGCTCGGCCGCTTCTCTCCTGCGCATTTATAGGCTCGGCCTCCCTCGCCCCGCCTATATAAGGAAGCCCCGAGACCCCTCGATCTCACCACCAGCCTCGCCTCGCTCCACTACCCCTCCCTAGCCTGTCAAACGAGCTCGATTAGCTCTCCTGCCCCTCCCATGGCCGAAGCCTCGCCGCGGTGCTCCGCTGAAATTCGGCCGACCCGAGCCTCCCCTCCACCTCTAATCCTCACCAGTAGATCACCCACACTCCGGAGACCCTCCCCAGCCCCTCCGTTCTTCTCCGGAGTGCCTCAGGCCGCCGTCCCCAAGATCGGCCGCCGCCTCCCCTGTTTTCTGTTGCCGCGCGGCGCCGCAGTCCCGTCCCTCCCCGGCGCCTGATCCCCCTCTGGATGGATGCGGTGAGCCAAGTCTCGCTCGCCGGCGCCCTCCCCACGCCCGGAGGCGGTCGGAGCCAGCCAGGCCAGTCGCCGGCCGAGCCTTCCCCCGCCTCTGTTCTCTGTCGCGAGCTTGAAGAAAGGGAGCGGGAGGAGAGAGATAAGCCCGGCGGGCCCCGCATGTAGTCACTCACGCACTGACCTGGTGGCCCCGTTGACCACTTTAAGTGGAAACGTATTACGAGGAACACATTTTCCACTCCCAAAAGCGTACTGCAGTTTTGCTTCGGCTGGAAGTACGTTTCCTCTGTTCTGAAGGCGTAATATACAAAATACATTTTCTCTTTTTCAGCTCAGCCGGCCGAGGTGGTTATATTGTGAATCTTCACTGTTTAGCCCCTTTTCTGCTTACAAAGTGAACTGCCACAACTTTTCACTTGTAATTCtgattgaggtgattccaacgccTACGTCTTCGTcttgtcgagcccgttctgttcatGTTATTCTCACTATGGTTTAACACAGTGAAAATGACCTTATTGCCCTTGCCCTTAATTAGCCTCCTATGGGAGAGAAACTTCTAGTAGTTCCTTGAACCGTTTTTTTTCTTTTActggtttttctgttttttttttggtttctgtttctttttctttccttttctttttttcgttttctgtttctttttttcttttcaaggTTATTTAATCTTTTTTAAACTAAGTTCATGTTCTAAAAATGTTCTTAAATTTAGAAAATTGTTCTTGCCTTTAAAAAATGTTCGAAATTTAGAAAAGGTTGTTTTTAAAAAATATTCTTAATTTCTAAAAACTTTTgtgattttcagaaaatgttcctcttTTCATAAAATGTTGCAAATGCTTTTtattcaaatttttcaaaaatgtTTGGGTGTTAAAATATGTTcgtgattttcaaaaaaaattcatgattttaaaaaatgcCTTTGTTgaaattttagaaaaatgttttagaaatttgttcacattttcaaaaactGCTCATGTTTGAAAAAATGTTTTTGCGTTTCATAAAGTTATtcgtgtttttattttttttcttttaaaataaaTGTTTGGCTTTTAATAAAACTCTGAATTTTCAGTATTTGTTCGCCTTTTCTATAATATGTTCAACACTACGAAATATGTCCCCTTATTCAAAAAAAATCTCAAATtagaaaaatgtttgtgttttcaaaaaatcttctggaatttgtaaaatgttcAACAATTCAAAAATGTCCCTGTTTTAAATttttgttcaaaacttcaaaaaagtttctgaatttaaaaatatgttcacatTTTCCAATTATTCTTCACCGTTTTTGAAAATTCCTCATGTTTTTAAATTTTTGTtcgaatttcaaaatttgttcacatgtTTCGGTAAgtgttcaattttttttcaatattTCAAAATTCTATTCACACTTTCAAACATTGCTCAAATTTTTATAACTTTGTTCATAATTTCCAAGAGAATGATCGAAAATTCTGGAAAAAATCGGATCTCTGTCTTTACATTCTTTACTAGTTTGCCCTTATTGAATGTCAGTAGGGCTCACGGGTCGGAGTGGCTAGCGAGAATGCCTCCTAAGCTGGAGGTAAGGAGCGCGTCACATAGGAGGTCCCATAGAACAGCTATGCACGTCTCAAAAAGCTGTTACGTGGTCGAGTCAAAAGAAGGACATAAATACGACCCAGCAACAAAAACGACACAAACACGAAACAGGCGCAAGTGATTAAAGGTGGACTGAAGCGCAATAAGCGAGAAAGGGGGAGTAGCCCAATGGTTGCGGTCGGAGTGACACGTCCACCAAACAGAGTTCGAATCCTGATGGGAGTCGAATATCTTGCATTTCTCGCTAAGGAGGCCTTATAAATAAATTGCCATTCCAATTTTTTTTATCCGTCCGCAATTACCTCATCCTCCTCTGCCCCCGATTCCTTCTCTCCTCGCAGCAGCCCCCGCCCCCTTCTCAAAGCTCCGCCATCCCCGTCCTGTACTCCCTTGGAAAAGATCGATTTTTTTTCGACGGGAGGAGTCATTCCGGTTTGATCCGTCCTGTACTCCCTTGGAAAAGATCGATTTTTTTCGACGGGAGGAGTCATTCCGGCTTGATCCGGTGGTGGCGATGCCGGCCAGATCCTGCGACGGCGCCGACGCGAGCCACCAAGGGCCGTGGACTCCCTCTCTGGCTGCGCTTCCGCCAAACCCTAGCGGCTCGGCGTCCTGGCGACCATCTCCGAGGTGGTTTCTTTCTGCAGCAGCCAGCCCATGGAGAAGGCCCGGACAAATTCTCGGAGCAGTACGCCCGCCGCTCCAGCACCTTTCCTCACCGCCGTCGTCATTCAAGGTCACCCCCATCCTTTAATCCTTTTCTATGCATCATCATGCGTATTTGTATTTGTGCTACACCATCATGCTTCTTTTTGCTGCTCAATCAGATTAGAATCAGCAATTATGGATCTTTGTTGCATATGGTGTAAATTTGTGCGTTGCATAAATGTGTCAAAATTAAAAACTGTTAACATGTTCATATATTTTTATCTTCTCTCCACTAATACTGAAACAATCAATGTTGCTCAGAGTTGCTTGATATGTCGTTCAAGTCCATCACAGCTGCTTGGGGAAGTGGGGAGCTAGTTAACTGTGGTTTCACATTATCTGAGGCAAAGTTGTAATAagtgagcgacaagtaatatggatcggagggagtacctaAATTGGAGTTCAGAAAATTATGAGGCATCTCTACCCAACTAGAGAGGACAGATTAGATTAGGCCAGCATCTTGCTTCAAACACGTGCGTGCTACTGTACTTGTTGTGGTTTAGCCCTTTTTCTTCAAAATATGCATTTAAGTCTTCAGCTCTCATATTCTTTTTGCGGCTTATTTATTTATATACTCAGAGAGAGGACTGGTTAAATTAGGCCATCGGAGTATCTGTTTGATGTGATGAATTTCAATTCTGCATCGGAGTATTCATTTAATGAACTTTACCCGTCTTTTTTTCAGGTTCTCTCTGTGGTTGAAATTTGGCAAGATGAAGTTGTTCCTATGGTATCTGTCATGAAAATTAAAATGACACCTTTGGAGTCTTGTGCTGACATGGGTGGTTTAGATGCTCAAATTCAAGAGATCAAAGAAGCAGCTGAACTTCCTGAGCTATATGAGGACATTGGATTCAGGCCTCCGAAGGGAGTCATACTGTATGGGGAACAGGGAAAGCTTTACTTGCAAAGGTTTTGTCTTTTAATCACTTCCATTTGGCTCTGAAGGCTTGAAAATCCATGTTTTGCTGCATTCAACGCTAATAAGTTAGTGGGTTAATATACATCTTTTCCTAGAAAGAGTGCAACATCTTTTTCATTGtttcaaatactccctctgtaaactaatataagagcatttagatcactattttagtgttctaaacgctcttatattaatttacggagggagtatgatgttaTTTCCTTTGGTTCAAGACTGAATGTGAAGTACTTGTGCTTCTCACTAATTTTAAATATGATGTGTGCAAGCTTTTACCAACACGAACCAACTAGAACTTATTAGAATGGTACATAATGGATCCAACACACAGACGATTTAAGTGGATTATGATTTATAGTAAGCATAGAGGTTGCTAGGCTGACAGAAGAGTTTTATCATCTTAAAAAGTTGTCGAATATTGCTCCAATTGGAAGTTCCTGAGCAAACTTCGGTAGTACTGCTTATGGTATTGACAAATTTGTGGTGCGATTATATTTGATTAATGCTTCTAATT
This genomic window contains:
- the LOC123156744 gene encoding 26S proteasome regulatory subunit 4 homolog isoform X1, whose protein sequence is MPARSCDGADASHQGPWTPSLAALPPNPSGSASWRPSPRWFLSAAASPWRRPGQILGAVRPPLQHLSSPPSSFKVLSVVEIWQDEVVPMVSVMKIKMTPLESCADMGGLDAQIQEIKEAAELPELYEDIGFRPPKGVILYGEQGKLYLQRCTVIVYILSSSLFLKSVYSALQEGPSSHQSAAAM
- the LOC123156744 gene encoding 26S proteasome regulatory subunit 4 homolog isoform X2, whose product is MPARSCDGADASHQGPWTPSLAALPPNPSGSASWRPSPRWFLSAAASPWRRPGQILGAVRPPLQHLSSPPSSFKVLSVVEIWQDEVVPMVSVMKIKMTPLESCADMGGLDAQIQEIKEAAELPELYEDIGFRPPKGVILYGEQGKLYLQRCTVIVYILSSSLFLKSVYSALQEGPSSHHF